The following proteins are co-located in the Aquarana catesbeiana isolate 2022-GZ linkage group LG02, ASM4218655v1, whole genome shotgun sequence genome:
- the LOC141126476 gene encoding olfactory receptor 52D1-like yields the protein MNNSSYTHPTVLYLSFEDMKFTRYIYSILACLVYGSIILFNSSVISIIALHKSLQEPMYIFIAVLCVNGLYGSATFFPSLIVDLIFSIQTISYIGCVTQVFCIHTYLGCEMTILTAMAYDRFVCICNPLRYNNIMSLTIVFKLVVVAWSYTIILVGIHIVLTIRLPLCSNIILKIYCDNWSIVRLSCVDTTVNNGFGLFIASTFIALMPILIICSYIKILKACARSSKDFRAKALQTCTPHLITITNYACNLLFELLMYRYIPTEFPYELRMVMSVQLLVGPPILNPLIYGLKLKDIRVKIFYILHLRDSNVHVNHL from the coding sequence ATGAACAATTCCTCATACACTCACCCAACTGTGCTGTATCTCAGTTTTGAAGACATGAAATTTACAAGATACATCTACAGTATTTTAGCATGTTTGGTCTATGGATCCATCATCTTGTTTAACAGTTCTGTGATCTCGATCATAGCCTTGCACAAGAGTCTGCAAGAGCCTATGTACATTTTTATAGCCGTATTATGCGTCAATGGTTTATACGGGAGCGCCACCTTTTTCCCCAGCCTTATCGTGGACCTAATCTTCAGTATACAAACTATTTCCTACATTGGATGTGTTACACAAGTCTTCTGTATCCATACGTACTTAGGATGTGAGATGACCATATTAACTGCTATGGCCTATGACCGCTTTGTGTGTATCTGTAACCCTCTAAGATATAACAACATTATGTCCTTGACCATAGTTTTTAAATTGGTTGTTGTGGCCTGGTCATACACTATCATCCTAGTTGGCATTCATATTGTGTTGACAATTCGGCTTCCACTATGTAGCAATATTATATTGAAGATATACTGCGACAACTGGTCCATTGTGAGGCTCTCTTGTGTGGATACAACAGTGAATAATGGCTTTGGTCTCTTTATTGCCTCAACCTTCATTGCCTTAATGCCCATATTGATCATCTGCTCGTACATTAAGATTCTTAAGGCCTGTGCCCGATCCTCTAAAGACTTTAGAGCCAAGGCTCTTCAGACATGCACCCCTCACTTGATCACCATCACCAATTATGCTTGCAATTTGCTCTTTGAGCTTCTCATGTATCGCTATATCCCTACGGAGTTCCCATATGAGCTAAGGATGGTCATGTCCGTCCAGCTCCTTGTGGGGCCCCCTATTCTTAACCCTTTAATTTATGGACTAAAGCTAAAAGATATCAGGGTTAAGATCTTTTATATCTTACACTTAAGGGACAGCAATGTTCATGTCAACCATTTGTAG